From the Gammaproteobacteria bacterium genome, the window AGAGTTGAATATAGTGACGAAGATGACTGCTTAGTGGGTCATATCGCAGGCATTAATGATGTCATTGGATTTCATGCAGATTCTGTTTCTGAACTTCATGCGGCGTTTGAAGAAGCCGTCGATGATTATATTCAGACATGCAAAAAAATAGGCAGACCACCACAGAAACCGTATTCAGGTAAAATCATGTTGCGTGTTCCACCAGAAATTCATGCGCGTGCAGCCATGTTGGCAGAAGCCAATGGAAAAAGCTTGAACTCTTGGATGACTGAATTACTTTCCAATAGAGGTTGAGGTGATCCCATGAGAAATCTTTTAATGAATACTGCGCATGAAATTGCAAGTGATCTCCATGAAACTGGCGTTATTAATGCAGTGACAATGCGTGAATATGATGCATTGGCACTTACGCCCGTCGATGAATTGAGCCCCATTGAAATCAAGAAACAGGGCGCATGTGTATGA encodes:
- a CDS encoding type II toxin-antitoxin system HicB family antitoxin; translation: MNTINYKGYAARVEYSDEDDCLVGHIAGINDVIGFHADSVSELHAAFEEAVDDYIQTCKKIGRPPQKPYSGKIMLRVPPEIHARAAMLAEANGKSLNSWMTELLSNRG
- a CDS encoding DNA-binding protein → MRNLLMNTAHEIASDLHETGVINAVTMREYDALALTPVDELSPIEIKKQGACV